AGTAACAGCCATCAGTTAAACTGGTGATTCTGTGCTGCTGTTCACCTGTGATCAGCAATACTTGGAGCCTTTTCACATTCAAACTTCTGCACGTCCATGATGTACTCAAATTCATCCACTCTCTCAGTGGCATATTCCATATGAGCGGCCAGGTGGCAGTTGAGGAAACAGAACATGTGGCCATAGAAGGACAAACGGATGGACACACCACCTTTGTTCCCCTGAGAGACAAACAAGAGATGAGGAAAAAGGAGGAACCACAAAGTTTTCCAGacattatcaaaataaaatgagagcAAAAGTAAGCTCACAAGTTATTTTTGATAGATGTCAATCATTTACTTCTGCTTCTGTAGAATAATTCATGTGAAAACAATAAACTTTAACCATATACTTTATTTCCTGGATAATGTCAAATgagataaagagaaaaaataacttCTGCTGCACTGATTCAGACCCCTTGCTGAAATTGTCatagttttgtcttttaataaatctgtgttttgtgtgtgtgtgtctcacccaGTATCCTAAAAGGCCTGTACGAGTGTATGTTGTCACGATGTCTCTGATGAAGGGCACATGCTTCAGTTTGGTGAAGAAGAGCAACAGCAGACCCTGCATTCTGATAGATgatacctgaacacacacattcagatttCAGATTGAGGGACACAAACTTAGCAGCTCCTTTGTCCGTGCGAGctaaaaatgcaattttttaaatctatactctggagtgggagagtgagcactttaaaaacttcagtttttaAAGTGAACCAAAGGAAGatgataaagcagcaaacatatacTAAAGCAAATGTAGATTTCATTAGGTctgccttttgttaagtgactaaaatgtctataagttgttcgtgggagagtgagcaggagacacagcactaacacacttcaaaaaatgTCTATGAGATTTGAACCACCGTCAAATGACTTCACGCACATTGATAAAgcacatcagctccacacgGCAAACGACGGTAAAACAGGTGTTATTAAAAGGAACTATATGTTCTTGTTTACCTGTGCACTTCAGATGTGTGTGCAGGTCTGAGAAGGTGTAAGAAGGACAATACCTTGATGTAATTCTGTGGTCCTAAGGTCGACATGAACAGGAGACTCCACGGGTCATCGTTAACAAGTTGTGACACAGAACTTAGTAGCCCCGAGGACACCTCCTGTAGACtagtcacacatgcacacacttttaaatatgtgtgtcaCTCTTCCACGTATGCAGTTAAAATATCAACTCTGCTGCCACCACCTACCCAATTACGTAGAGGTCTGGGCTTACTGTCTGAGAGTTCAGATGAAGAAGCGAGGTTACATCATCTGGAGGATTAGCTGTGGCCACATTCCATGTGACCATGTGTAGCCTGTgggcaaagaagaaaaaacaaagttatcTACACATACTCATATCTAAATGTACATCCTCATCAGTTATACACGgtcagaattaaaaacaaagagccTCATTCAGTGTTGCAAAAAACATAGAGCAgcacataaaaaaatactgaaataactTTAAAAGGAAGTGGTTAAAGTAAGTGATGAATAAAGAACAAAgagtaacatttaaaaacagaagataCGTCCAGAGAACAGGTGATATTTGTTCTCCACCTGAAACGGTGTTCTTTTGGCTTATTGGCCGTCTTGCCACAGGCGAGGAAGGCATTATGCAGCGTTTTCATCACTTTCTCGTGCAGTTCCTCTTCAGGGTTCAAATCATCCACAAAGGTCAACAGCTGGTTGAGTCGATGGCACAGAGCAGATTTACTGCCTGTCGACTGTGTGGCATCACTGGAGAAGCTGTCAGAGTGGACACGTCCTGTGCCACCTAATAGCTGACTGATTTCATCCATTCCTGATCTTCTTGAAAGGCCCAGTTTTGATGTTAAAATTTATGGAAGCACAAAATGGAAATGAGCGTCGTGTGTTCTCAAGGCTTCTGAGAAATGAGAGAAGCCCACTCTACCGGATTTGGGGCATTGAACAATTGGGTAACAATAGAGGACTCTGTAAGTCCTCTTTGTGTACTAAAAACCACGTCTAATCTCACTGTGAAAAGTTTCGTCATTAGCCCTAttaaaaaattacattacattacaaaagCTCATTCCCTTTGCGTGCTGTTGAGCTTCCAGCAACAAatagttttttcccccttccaATCTGCATTTGGTTAGGTATTGTCGGGCAACATAATCCATCTGTTTGTAGACTGGCAAACATCACGCTGTGGGAAAGAGACTGGGGAGGTTGAACTTTCAAGACTCTAAAAATCCCAAAGGACGGACCCAGACTCCAAGTGATAAGATAATAGTTATACACAATATCATTTATGTGCCATGTACATAGTGCACTCCACAGTTGAATTTGTAtggtttcaaaacaaaaacagaccctCCTGATGACAAAATTAAAGCACTCTTAAACCAGAGgtgattgttgagtttcatccaACGGTTATTAAAAAAACGTGTTGATCACTGCGCTGACAGCTGAGCATGAACAGATGCTCTGCCAATATTGCATTTTGATGCAatcttttttacatttcacgACCATGTAGGACGTTGTTGCTGGCGCTATATCAATCTTTCTACCAGAGGGACTTGTATACAGAGAAGTTGTAGTGACATGGTTGTCAAAATtatggtacgtgtaccaccagtggcaGCTTCCTCTTGTGGTGCTTGAAGGAAAAGGAGAAATATTGTTCTACTGTATTTTTAGGGTATGTGATCTGAGTGGTCAGgaatttatttcaaacaaataacaaaaaataaagaaataataattagttaccttatctctcactcaaTCTAATTCTGCTATACCAGTGTCCTACTATGGCAGCAGCTGACTTTACTCAGCTTATtgacaccactgtattttaacattggcaATAAAATCTAGCTTAAAAATGTctagtttgagaaccattgcTGCTCTGTATATGAATTGTACTGTGATTAGTGAGAGCCTCCTGAAATACAGATTTGTTTGGCTGTAAAGAGCCCAGACAGTGTCAGTCTTCAACACCTCTAAAGTCTGGTTTTATCCAAAACCTTACAACACGTGAAGAAAATGGTACAGTCCACAAATGAGATTGCACTGTGTGCCAGAAGTCTTATGACTATACAGGATCCAAGCCAAAGTCCTTTCAGAAATCTGGCATATGTTGAGAAACAAGCGATAGCATTTCTCCTCTTGTACACAAAGGTAGGAGGAAACACTCAGACACACTAAAATATACTCGACTAGCACAGCGATTAAAATGATCATGAATTGCAAGGCCTACAAAGGCTTCGCAGTACAAAGAGTAAACACATTGTCATTATGTAATCTGaaatagggcaagatggagacagatgatctgctgtggcaagCCCAAAAGGGAGAAGATGGAAGTAGTTAGAgaatcttttattctttatgaaTTACTTTGTAATCAAACATTACCGTCAAACTATTCTATGGGGATTAAAGAGGGGGGGATACATGTTTTATCCTGTCGGGCATAGATGGCTGAGGAAAAACAGGGAACCTCTGCATTCAACTTGTTTTGCATTTGCTGTGCTGGCGGCATCATATTGAACATTAGGAGAAACTCTGGTGAAACAGTCGTCAGTTTAACCTGAAAGTGCCTCTGTCGGATTCTCTGTCCTCCTCACAGGCGTCTGACTGCTGGACGTCTGGCTGCCCCTCATTCTCCTCCATCATGGTCTCTACACCTGTTGACAACAACAAGACGAGTCTACTATCACGTCAACCATAACAACATGTCATCAAAGGaataaaatacacttaataCACGTGCAACTAACTGCACATGTTCTGTTAGCTGACGTCATTCACAGTGgaaacatgtctgtgtttattacaATACATGTAAAAGTCTCACTAGTTAAAACTCGGTTATCACAACTTGCCTCGAGCTAACTCAGCTAACCTCACCTTCCCGCTGTTGTTGTGTGGTTAACTATCGCTGGCTACTTTAAGCCGCTTACTCAAACCAGTTTTAATCGAAACACATTAGAAGAGTCAAGCTGTCAACACGTAATAATGAAGTGTTTCACCGTACACTACCTGGTGGACAATGGCAGTATTCGTGTCCGCAGATACTTGTGAAGAGACGTACAGTCGAAAAACACCACAGTGGCTGTGTGTACACTAGCTGTTAACCCCGCCCCCTACCCGGAAAACAGAGGACTCGGCTTCGAAATAAAAGCATTTCTCGCGAGACGTTAAAATACTACAATCTTTTTTGCAAAGAgggaagaaaatcatttttaaactaCAGTCTTTGATGTGATGTTATCATAGTTCCAAGCATTGTCCTTTCATGTGATGTCCTTTTTTGCCCTTTTTGTTGagtcaacagcaacaacaaaatagAATCAATAATGATGCAAAGCACCTGCTACTGCTCtgataattttacattttaaaatgttacttaatattaatattttacatgcttaaaataaagatgaaagataaatgtgtaaataataaataaaaaattataatatgaattttatttttcattttgtacatTGTCAAGTGGTTCGCAGAAATGATGAAACCGAAACTTCAGACATTTCCTTAATGTGTGCAGTGGAAACACTCGTTCATACGGCAGTGAGCATAATTTAGGCCACATCCAGGCAGAAACGGCAcaatatatatactttataccATAGCTttatacaatatatgtatatacgagACATTACGGTAACAGTGTGCAATATCAAAATAAAGCAATGGATGTGAATAGACTCTTTTTTTCATGCAAAACAATactgagaataaataaaatgcagttaGCTATACAtcacaataattaaaatgaatgattaacTTATTGTTCATAAATCCTGGTccttttaaacattaaacattgtCCATATATTAATAGTTCTggctgcttttttgttttgcacagggtcaaatgttaaaaacatgCTGCTCCATTTCTGTCTTTAGCTTCTTGTTTGCATTTAAGAATGTATGAGCCTCAAATTATATAACAATATTATGGTTcatacaatttcaaaataaaagagttaTTATGCAATATacagattcaattcaattttatatattcagcccaacatcacaaacacaatttgcctcgaaGGGTTTTACAGTCGATACAGAAAGTGAcacctctgtccttagaccctcacatcgagtTAGGACAAAAATCTTTTTACAGGGAATAAATGGGAGAAatctcaggaagagccacagaagATGGATCCCTCTCCCAGGACAGACAGATCTACAGTAGGTGTCGCATTTACAGAAAAAGTTCCACAGATAACAGATAAAACATcatatttataaaaagaaagagaaacaataggagcatttcacaaatcaataacattcaaaacaattatcatcatcactattCATATCATCACACAAGGACAAGCCGTGGACAAAGGATGGATGAGGATGGTACCGTTACCAGCAATGAGTAGCTATATAATAAAGTAatgtttatgatgcaaaattaatttgttaattaaaaaagtacATAAATAACTCATAACTTGACATTGCTTGGAGGTCCACTTGAAactgcatgtggcccacaggccgtgagtttgagacctctgttcAAGAGAGTACTGTAGAATGCATCTTGTGACTAAAGAGGTCACGtcactggatggatggatggatgtgggcTTTCCTCATTCCTGTTCACAGCATTGTCTCTGTCAGTGTCTTCCCTGGTCTCAGGGCTGATTTCATGTTGGGGAACAGGATtttggctgctgctggtgtgagTAAGCAGAGGAGGCCCAGAGCTAcctgtttttttcaaatgaccACGGGCCCCCGCCTTGTGCTTTCTAGATCTGGAGGTCTTTATATCTGGATATAAGAGAGAAAACTTCATTTAGAAAATCCATCAAGTGACGTGTGCATGCTTATTGACAGACAGCATATACATACGTAGGATCTTCCTGAAGACCGTGTTGCACATGAACTTTCGAAACCGTTCTGCATAAAAATCTGGTCTGTGAATTGATACGGtttcctaaaaaaaagaaaaaataatgatgagTAAATGttggtattttcttttattttcaacactGAAACTAAGGCCTAAGATATACTTTACCCCATTGTGAATCAGAGATTTCCATAAGTGTAGAAGCTGCTTTTCAAATCTGAAAATTCACACATGAAGTGCAGATTTAATTAACTGTGCAGAAGTTTGATTACAGACTGGGTTAGGAGACGTTCAAGAGAGATTATGAAAATGGGATCAAATatcataaataacataaaaaaaaaatactctctGTGCTCCAGTCAATGCAAAGCCGTGTCTCCACTGAGTGGAATGGTTGAGTTTGGTACAGAAcggtacatttatttttgtttgcattttcattaGGAATAAACCAGCACCAGGtgcccttcccttggggtaccagagtaaaatggtacgatCAGGATGGCGCTAGGCcaacagaaaaacgtcactcccttACAATCGGtataaatatcccatggaagttgATGCAAAtgcccacagtctattctcatgtgaaacttgacgtcttgttgagacaaacagctaCAAGACGAACTACTGGGCCGTCGGACACAGGCCACACTCCAcctacactgaaaaaaaaaatggttgacaaaccTTCAAAAATGACTTAAACTAAACAGCTAAATGaattaagttcattcaaactaaagtaaacAGGTCGTCTGCATATAACTTGGTAAattagtttgaatgaacttaattgatttatcgagtagtttatttaaagtttgccaaccattttctttttacagtgtaccAAGTAAAGTTACTGTTTTCAGCTGAAATGCAAGCctagggctttaccattccaaaccgaaCCATAATGTACCAAACCAGCCACACCTTGATGGCAACACAGCACAACTGTACCATGATACTGTTGACTTGAGTTTATCTATTGTTTACCTATAAGACTGCAGAATGTCAATGATACCAATGTACACCAACAGTCTCTCGCCTTTTGAGTTTCTTGCCGGTATTCCTCCAGTTctgtaagaaacaaaaaatTATCTACagccacggttctcaaactgtggtatgagTACCACCAGTGGTGTGCGAGCTTCCTCTggcttaatctaatttcactataccagtgtgtgaagtatatgtgaggaagaggaggatgatgacggAGCAAATGATCtaattgggaataaatctgcctcctgtgaaaagtctgtagctgactttgctcgacctaattttgtcactgtattttaacgttggggATAATgctgttacttcaagagctgaatattttcttgggtggtacttggtataaagaAGTTTGAGAACCTCTGATCTAGAGGTATGCCTTTACCCTGAATAAACGTTTTATTGCGGTGACAGAAATTGTTAAAAGCAACGATATGAACCTGGTAACTCACTTGTCTTCTGTGTCCTGTGATCCCACGCTTGCTGTATCTGCTTGGATTGCCTCCATAGCAGTTCTGTACAGGGACCTCTGGCTTTGTGGCCTCCTCTGGTCCATGCCCTGCATAGCCACAGCACTCTGTTGATCCATATAGGCCTGGTCTACATTGTGGATTCCCACCAGAAGACTGTAGTCCATTATACTGAAACTCTGCAAGACCTGAACGGAAATCAATTATGTTTCATATACGATGAATTTCAAGACTCATGTTTAGAAAGGGAATCTTTCTTTTGCTTCTTACCAGACAGTCTCTCTGAATGGTCTTGCACACAGCATTGTACTTGTTTTCCCCCAGCAACAGCCCGTCGGGCATGTCCTGCAAGAAATCCAGATCCTTGTATGTGGGAAAATCCTTCCCCCGCTCTTTAGCTGAAGCCTGTCGCCCATTATAGGTGGAGCCCTTTAGATCAAACTTGAGGTGCATTCGCACTGCACTTGGCAGCAAATTGTTCATGACAACAATACGGATTTTCTTACCCGCTGCCTGGACAGAGTAGAGTCCATAAAACTTTGGTAATAATGTGCACTTGTTCTGATGCAGGTTCTAGAGGAGGAAAGGGGGTAgaagtagacaatggatggatgtgaatattgtttttgttcctgaaTTGAATCTCAGAGTtcttgcttttcttttgttttcaaaacGATTTCACATGTGGCCCCAATCCTCTTCTGTAAGTTAGtaaagtagtgttttttttgccaacaaTCCTGCTATTTTATACCTGATATTGGTTTCCCTTCATGTGTAAcatcaaaaacaatgacatcttCAAACctaaatgtttgacattttaaaaaaagacaatacatTATTTAGGTGCACCAATAAGCGGATGTTTCGCAATGTCAGCAGCAATGGAAATACAGTCGACAAACGTAGAATAGACTGTAACCTGTGCTCTGCTGGACTGTCAAGAGGAGAAAAGTAGCTCGTTCAACACGAGTCATTTGATAAAACATCCACAGAACCAACGCGACGCACAGCAAAAATATTTGGCAATCTTATTATTTTCCTGCACCTAAATGTGTGGcttatattcatattttgacGTCAAACCCAAATATATAccatatacagatatacagtatatatatatttatatatatatatatatataaatatacatatatatatatatatatatatatatatatatatatatatatatatatatatatatatatactgtatatatgtagaAATGAAATAGCAATAGGCTAACCAGCACAGATGTTAAATCTCTTATTGTCCATTGAATATTTAGGATTACAAGAATGTGTTGGATAGTTTGACAACTAACTTGCTTTTCAGTGACATGGCCCCTAGAGGACGGGAGACAGAAGGACTATTTTTGGTGTCCTTAATCTATCACCAGGTGGCTTCTATACTGAAGTTAGAATACCTAAAATGGGCAACTGTGCTGTataggatgatgatgtcagatgTATGGTCCCGTTCTTCTGAGGGCAGAGCTGTTTGGAGATTCGGCTGGAACAAGCTAACTGCAGCGCTTGATATGATGCCTGacttgtaaccaaataaaatccctttgttcatTACGAGTCACAATCAACTCATCACCCGTTGTTCCAAAGAAGGAAGACCCGCttcctttttgttgttgcagcagCCTTTAGTGTTAATCACTGAACCCGGATATAACCCATGTACAGATCAATGGACATTTTTTGCATGATCATAATTGATCATTTCAGCTattgaccttttctttttaattgcaTTTGAAGGATAAACAAGGTGATGATCATTCATTTGATGAATAAGAACTTACCATATAGTAACCTGGAAGCAGTTTCTGCAGAAATTCAGCCTCTTTATGTTGAACTGTCTTAATGATGTAGTCATCGTCACTTGTGCGGTAAAACAGTGAGCCACTGGCACCAGAGTTTGGCAGCTCTATCAGTGGCTCATTACACAGAGAATACTACAAGAGCAGAACACAGTGGTTAGAGACGTGATAACCAAACTAGATATCAAGAAAGAAGAATCAAATCTGCACCTCCATATACTGTATctactgtgtttttcaattatCCCATCATTTCAGTTTCCCCAGTCACAGTTGCTTCATCCTTCTAACAATTCATAACCCTTccctcaaataaataaataaatgaacaaataaacaaacaaacaaatatagaaTCATCAATCTAATGGATGATTAAATCCTGAAGAGGTAAAGACATCCATGAAAAAGGAATAGATTACCATGTAGTCATCAGGTCGGATTCCAAACAAGTCCCTGAAGTAACGAAAGGCTGTTGGGGCATATGTCTTAAACTTGAAGTCTCCATAGTCGTGTGCTGGTGTCATGTTGCTGCCCCGGCTGCAGGTAAAAGACAAGAGTCACGATGTGGAGATAGAGTCAGAGAGAAGGTCGAGATGGTGATTATTTTGGGCAAAAGATGTTGAAAATGTAACTGCCgagaaggaagagaagaggaggaccacagagaaggttcatggatgttgtgaaggaggacatgaggacagttggtgaaacataagaggacacaagggataaggaaagatggaggcagatgatctgctgtggtgacccctacaggaagaagctgaaagaagaggaagacaccAGCACACACATATATCCTTACATTATTATCAAATCTTATCCTTACGTGGGGAACGATATGGTTTCCACAACTTCAAAATCTTGCAGCAGAACATCTCTCTCGGGTTTGTGGCTCAAGCtgcccactgtgtgtgtgatgcctaACTGGAGAGCACTTTTGAGGGCTGACTGGTTacaagagaaaaatgaaaacggACTCATGTTGCACCAACTCACTACTCTAGGACGCAGCTCTGAGTGCTGTGGAGGTTGGCTGGTTGGTAGAGGTGTTTAACCGTAGTTAATGGAGCATTCATGCCTTCAACGTTGGTAACTGTCATCCTTCCTTCTTTTATTCCTCTATTATGTATAAAAAGCTGATCTTTTCTtctgttacatttttaaatggtaaaataTTCCATCTCCTCCCCTGTTGTTGAAAAATAGATTTCAGGAAACTCTGACATCACGTCCTGTCACCATATTGCTTTGATGATAATTGATGTAATCAAAGTCACAAAGCAATATCTGTGTTGCAGTCCACATGAGACTTTATCACCCAGGAGTCCTGGGTCAGGACAGACGGAATCCCACTCTGGACTAAACTGTTTTACGTGCAGTAGTAGCTTGACTACCAATCacattattcaattcaattcaattcaattttatttgtatagcgccaaatcataacatacattatctcaaggctctgtacacagacaacatcatggagagcagagaaacacaacagttcacacaatgagcaaacactaggcatcagtggagagaaaaaactccttCTTtatagaagaagaaatctctgacagaaccagactcagagatgtgcgatcatctgcctcgactggttggggtgaaaggaaaatgggggacaaaagagaggtgggggacagaaaggggggagagaaaggacaagagggagatgaggtagagacagaagagagagaccgggagcagatacacaacaactgtatcaagttacaagtttatacagttaatgatgacatgtttataacaatacaatgtcatttatataagcagcagcagagagtgttgataaaaattatactgatatcgacttttaattatagcacaataataatggtgatgatatgtatgatgatAGCAgcagcctcgaaaactggatctggatcctgcaacctgcaagatgaggacagagagagagagagagagagagggaaggaaggaaagacacaaactagggagagaaagagacaaggttaatgacatataaaaagtcatattcatatcctgagtgtgagagagtgaatgtgcgtgtaccacaggaaaatcccccagcagtttagttctatagcagcataactaagagatggtccaggtttccctgaaccagctctaactataagctttatcaaaaaggaaagttttaagtctaactttataaacagagagaggctccgcctcccgaactgtcattggaagctggttccacaggagaggaggagcctggtaactgaaggctttgcctcccattctactcttacagactgtgggaaccacaagtaaacctgtattttgtgacctaagtggtctgttagggtgataaggtaagactagggccgtttctcaatactcaagttagcaagtatgtacttgcttacttgggaagttgagaagtacgctgggagtatatacttgccaagtac
This Solea senegalensis isolate Sse05_10M linkage group LG8, IFAPA_SoseM_1, whole genome shotgun sequence DNA region includes the following protein-coding sequences:
- the LOC122773593 gene encoding phosphatidylinositol 4-phosphate 5-kinase type-1 alpha-like: MTVTNVEGMNAPLTTSALKSALQLGITHTVGSLSHKPERDVLLQDFEVVETISFPTRGSNMTPAHDYGDFKFKTYAPTAFRYFRDLFGIRPDDYMYSLCNEPLIELPNSGASGSLFYRTSDDDYIIKTVQHKEAEFLQKLLPGYYMNLHQNKCTLLPKFYGLYSVQAAGKKIRIVVMNNLLPSAVRMHLKFDLKGSTYNGRQASAKERGKDFPTYKDLDFLQDMPDGLLLGENKYNAVCKTIQRDCLVLQSFSIMDYSLLVGIHNVDQAYMDQQSAVAMQGMDQRRPQSQRSLYRTAMEAIQADTASVGSQDTEDKTGGIPARNSKGERLLVYIGIIDILQSYRFEKQLLHLWKSLIHNGETVSIHRPDFYAERFRKFMCNTVFRKILHIKTSRSRKHKAGARGHLKKTGSSGPPLLTHTSSSQNPVPQHEISPETREDTDRDNAVNRNEESPHPSIHPVT